Below is a window of Stygiolobus azoricus DNA.
GGCTTACTCCCATAAACCCATCAAAATTTCAGGTCTAGACGAAGCTGATTCTGAATCGGTCTTGGTAGCACAAGAGTTATCTGCCGAATTGTTTACAGACAACGAGAATGTGGAAAAAATCGCTAGGAAGATGGGGATTGCTGTTTTTCACTACCCTTGACCAACATCTTAAGAATTATATGGGGAGGAAATCCACCGGGTATCTCCACGTTCTCGTTAAGAACAATCTTAGGGACGTTCAACACTCTGTATTTTTTTCCCAATTCCTCATATTCCGTAACGTCTATTATCTCTAAGCTGACACTTTCATTTACTATAGGTATCTGATACAATAGTTCAGCAGCTATAGGACATTTTGTACAATCAGGTGTCACGAAAAGCTTTATGTTACCCCTTACTTTTACCGCTTCTGCCTTTTCCTTTTCGTCAAGCTGCACTGCATTGTTCGCAACTCTGATTAGTGAGTTAAGAAAGGGCCACAACTCGTTAGCTGTGGGAATACCGTAGTAAGTAAAGAAGAGTCTGTTGTTTTTTAAAACTTTTACGTAAGGCTTATCACAATTATTCTTTTCTATTATATTATTGCCTTCAGTGAGCTTGTCTACTACTTCGTTCGCTTTACATTGCTCAATGGTAAGCCCTTTTATGAACTTGGAGTACTGGGAGATAATTGGGTCGTAACTCATAAGAAATACCTCAAGCTCTCTATACCATCCAAAGCCTTAATTAATTTCTGTTCTAATTCTTGCACGTTTGAGAACTTTCTTTTTATCAGTATCATGTTATTGTTAAGCTCGTAAGTAACTGGCTCTCCTAAGCCTTGTGTTATTCTTGCAGCCCTAGCATACCTTATGCCCATTTCAACTAAATCATCAAGACTTTCTTTACCGGTAGGTAAGGGGATGGGTAATACTATTTCGTTTGATGATTTATCTATATAAAACGAGTATCCTTCCATCTTTATTATGAGCTTATTTTCAGCCTCCTCTAGCTCAAATCCCCTTTTCTTAACGTAATCGGCTAATGACATACAAATTATCTTTACTCTATGAATTATAAAATTTGGCTAAGTCGGTTAATTCCACAATTTTAGAAATTTTAGTTTAATTCGTTAGTTCTATTAAATTAAAAATTGAATAGTATGTATTTAACCAAAGGAATCATTTTAAAATGTTTAAATAACAATAACTATTTACCGATTTATTTATAAAATTTCAAATTTACTATATATTACAAAGCGTGATATAATAACGTTATTATTTTACCATCTAGTAAGACAAATAAGTCACAAATCTAGTTCACTTACAGTTAGTATCACTTATAGTTGTCTACGTCCAAATCGAATTCGTCCCTAGCTGCGTTTAGTACGACCTCACTTAAGGATGGATGAGCAAATATCGAGAAAGCTAGGTCCCTAATTGTTAATCTCTTCCTAACTGCTAATGCTAACAAGTTAACTAACTCCTCGGCAGAGTCCCCTACAATTTCTGAGTAAACTACTGTTCCGTTCTTGTCTATTCCTATGGCGGAGAACCCCTCCCTAAAACCTCTAATTATGGCTCTAGTGTTTGCAGCATAAGGGAATTTCACGAACTTTTCAACCTTTCTTTTATCACCTACAATCCCTATTTGAGGATCAGTGTAAATTACTTGTGGTGTCCCCTCATAATCCATTTCCTCGCAAGACCCCAGAATATTTAGGGAAGCTACTATGGCTTCCATATATGCTAAGTGGGCAACCCTATTTTCCTTATCAATTACGTCACCGATAGCGTATATGCCTTTAATTGAGGTCTCCAGTCTTCTGTTCACAATAATCCCGTTTCTCGTAGTCTCAATTCCTATTTTTTGTGTACCCTTAGGTATTGACGGCATCCTTCCGGTAGCGTATACTATTATCTCTCCTTCATATTCACCTTTGTCTGTTATCACTTTACCGTCCTTAATTTTCTTCGGTGTGACACCCTCTACAACGTTAACGCCGTCAAAGTCCAATCCGTTCATTAAAACGTGTCTTGTTTCCTCTTCAATTTCCTTGAGGACTTTACCCCTAGATAATAGTGTTACTGAAGAACCAAGTTTCGCAAATATTTGGGCTATCTCGGTTCCTGCCACGCCCCCTCCTATAACAACCATAGAGGAGGGGACTCTATCTAATCTTACGGCTTCGTCCTCGCTTATGGCATTTTCAACTCCCTCAATCGATGGAGTATTAGGTTTCGAACCGGATGCGATAATTATATTACGAGCCGATATTTTTTCACCGTTCACACTCAGCTCGTTCTTACCCAGTATCTCCGCCTCTCCTCTTATAATCTCTCCACCAGAAGACTTGATTAGTCCTTCTCCTGCGCTCCGTAAGTATTCTATGATTTCGTCCCTCTTACGGAAAAAAGTGGATCCGTCTAATGACACTGAAATAATAATTCCCTTATAATCTCCGATCTCCTTGAGTCTAGAATATAAAAAAGATAACTCAGATAAAAAAATACTGGGTACACAGCCGTAATTTACGCATGTACCTCCTATGTTTTCCTTCTCTATTACAACTACCCTTTTCCCCCTTCTCCCGAGCAGTACTCCGGCAGTATACCCTGCAGTTCCACCACCTATTATCGCGACATCAAAATCCATACTTACTCAGAAGAATAATGATCTGTCAGCATCAAATAATAAGTCTATTAGTGTCGAACCACCCACTATTTCTACTCCATCCACTACATCACTTTCGTTCATGTGACACATGTCCTTTAGGCTTTGGACACATACGTACATCTTCACACCGTTGTCTTTAGCCATATCGAAGAAGTGTATGAACGGGTTTCCTCCTTTCCTCCTTTCTTCTTCTTGCCATTTCTTGCTTAATAATAGTGGTCCTTTTATCATAAAGAAGACTTGTGCTTCATATTCCATTGATGCTGCTATTGACGCCATAAAAAGTGGCGCATACGTCCTATCTAGGTCTTCTGGACCATGTGTTACTACTATTAATACCTTTTTCTTTTGTTCTTCGCTCATCGAGCACCCCTCAACTAATAATTAAAAAAGCTTACTTAAATTTTTTATCAAACAAATTAACAGAAGACACTATATTTATTTCGTATATTTGATATCAATTAAATAAAAAAGATATATTTTTCATTAATTTCGATATCAGGAAAGCTTATATAATTTTAATTAAAAAATAGTAATTGGGAATACAAATGGGAGAGCAGAAAAAACTCTCAATAATTGTCTTCTCAGGCACAATAGATAAGCTAATGCCCGTTGGTATTTTAGCATCTGGAGCAGCTGCAGCGGGATATGAAGTGAATCTATTCTTCACTTTCTGGGGATTAACAAATATAACTAAACAAGGTTTACAGAATCAACCAGCCCCTATTGACAAGAACTATGAAAAGTTCGGTCCGATGATGATGCAAAAAATGCAAGAAATGAAGTACCCAATGTGGTATCAACTAATTGAACAAGCAAAAGAGGTAGGAGAAGTCAAAGTATACGCTTGTAGCACCACCATGGAGTTCTTCGGAATAAAGAGGGAAGACCTAGCTAGCTTTGTTGACGATGTTGTAGGTGTTGCAACTTTCCTAGATAGAGCAGAAGGAGGAACTGTATTATTCATTTAAGGTGAATAAAATGACAGAAGTTAAAATAGCCAAAACCTTAGACGCAAGGGGAATGTATTGTCCCGGTCCAGTAATGGAAACGGCTAAAGCTATAAAGCAAATTCAAGTTGGAGAAGTGCTTGAGGTCTTAGCTACAGACCCCGCAGCCAAACCAGACATTGAAGCGTGGGCTAGGAGGACGGGGCAACAAATATTAGACGTGCAACAGCAAGGTGGAGTAACTAGAATTCTAATTAAGAGAGTAAAGTAAAGGTAATATAATAATTTATTTTTTTAACAAAATTTATAAGTAACTTTTCGATTAATTTATTTGATTAGGTATGTCTAAAGTTATACCACTACCAGATGATCCAAGAGTAATGGATATGGCTTACACAGATCAAGCAATTGAACCTGAAGAGATGAGGAATTTCCATAGCTTATTATCTGAAGAAGAGGCTGAACTTGCAAAGAAATTCTGGGAAGCCGTAAAATCAGATTTTAGATTTAACGAGTATTTGAGGGGATGCTTAAACTGCGGCGTATGTACTTCTGGATGCCCGGCTGCAAAATTCTATGATTTTGGACCTAGAGAAATGATACAGTATATGATGAGAGATGCAGTTGATAAGATATGGGAATTTACCAACAAGAAAGTATGGGCGTGCGTTCAATGCTATACTTGTTCTATGAGATGTCCATTTAATAACGAAATAGCTGGATTAATAATGCTTCTAAGGGAATATGCAGTCCAATTTGGACTTCCATCCGCAAAAGAAATATTAGCCCCATATAGAAGAGTCTTATACACTGTAATCACGACAGGTAACCAAGTAACTCCAAATATGATTCAACCTGATGCGTTCCCAGATTGGGGTCCACAAGCGGTCGAAGAGTCAAAGAATATGGATGTGTATAGAAAGGCAGTTCCAGTCGATCTAATGCAGAGGACTGATATAGGTTGGCAATCTTCTTTACAAACTGCGGTTGAATTAATGACAATTTTCATTGAATCAGGTGTGATGGATTCAATAAAGAAGGTGGATGAAGATCTATACGAAATGATCATGGACATATATGAAGAGAGGAAACAACAACTAGAGGAAATAAGAGAAAAATGGGAAAAAGGAGAATTAAACGAAGATGAATTGCCTGACAACTGGATGGACTTATAAAGGAAAAGATTCAATATTTGTGTAAATTTATGTATTTTTTGCTTATTTAGTATCTATGAATAAATGTTTTAAATGAAAGTTTATATATTATAAACTACATAAATTGATGTAAAGGTGTAAGTCATGACAAGTCAAGAAGAAAAAAAGATGCAAGAAGCAATAAAAGAAGCTTTTCCTTATGCAGATGACGTAGATTGGAATGAAGTATATCAGAGAATTATATATAAATATAGTACTCCTCACGGTATTCAACACATTAAAGAGGAATTATATAAATTAGAAGACGAGGGAGAAGTAATAGTTCATCATATAAAGCCCTACAATAATCCGGTAGAAGTTCAGACTATTAATGGATTACCTAAGAAAATACCCACAAACAAACTATGGAACCACAAGAGTTGTGGACAATGTGGGCATATTCCAGGTTATCCCACTTCGGTTTTCTGGATGATGAATAAGGCCGAGATAGACTATTTAGATGAGCCACACCAGACTTCATGCACTGGCTGGAACTACCACGCTTCCGGTGCTTCTAACCCTGTAGCCTTAGCTGGAGTTTATGTAAGAAACATGTGGAGAGCTTATGAAACTGACTACTTCCCGTTAATACACTGTGGTACGTCTTTCGGTCATTATAAAGAAATTAGAAACATGTTAGTCTTACATAAA
It encodes the following:
- a CDS encoding thioredoxin family protein, which codes for MSYDPIISQYSKFIKGLTIEQCKANEVVDKLTEGNNIIEKNNCDKPYVKVLKNNRLFFTYYGIPTANELWPFLNSLIRVANNAVQLDEKEKAEAVKVRGNIKLFVTPDCTKCPIAAELLYQIPIVNESVSLEIIDVTEYEELGKKYRVLNVPKIVLNENVEIPGGFPPHIILKMLVKGSEKQQSPSS
- a CDS encoding dihydrolipoyl dehydrogenase family protein, with product MDFDVAIIGGGTAGYTAGVLLGRRGKRVVVIEKENIGGTCVNYGCVPSIFLSELSFLYSRLKEIGDYKGIIISVSLDGSTFFRKRDEIIEYLRSAGEGLIKSSGGEIIRGEAEILGKNELSVNGEKISARNIIIASGSKPNTPSIEGVENAISEDEAVRLDRVPSSMVVIGGGVAGTEIAQIFAKLGSSVTLLSRGKVLKEIEEETRHVLMNGLDFDGVNVVEGVTPKKIKDGKVITDKGEYEGEIIVYATGRMPSIPKGTQKIGIETTRNGIIVNRRLETSIKGIYAIGDVIDKENRVAHLAYMEAIVASLNILGSCEEMDYEGTPQVIYTDPQIGIVGDKRKVEKFVKFPYAANTRAIIRGFREGFSAIGIDKNGTVVYSEIVGDSAEELVNLLALAVRKRLTIRDLAFSIFAHPSLSEVVLNAARDEFDLDVDNYK
- a CDS encoding DsrE family protein is translated as MSEEQKKKVLIVVTHGPEDLDRTYAPLFMASIAASMEYEAQVFFMIKGPLLLSKKWQEEERRKGGNPFIHFFDMAKDNGVKMYVCVQSLKDMCHMNESDVVDGVEIVGGSTLIDLLFDADRSLFF
- a CDS encoding DsrE/DsrF/DrsH-like family protein; this translates as MGEQKKLSIIVFSGTIDKLMPVGILASGAAAAGYEVNLFFTFWGLTNITKQGLQNQPAPIDKNYEKFGPMMMQKMQEMKYPMWYQLIEQAKEVGEVKVYACSTTMEFFGIKREDLASFVDDVVGVATFLDRAEGGTVLFI
- a CDS encoding sulfurtransferase TusA family protein; protein product: MTEVKIAKTLDARGMYCPGPVMETAKAIKQIQVGEVLEVLATDPAAKPDIEAWARRTGQQILDVQQQGGVTRILIKRVK
- a CDS encoding 4Fe-4S dicluster domain-containing protein, whose amino-acid sequence is MSKVIPLPDDPRVMDMAYTDQAIEPEEMRNFHSLLSEEEAELAKKFWEAVKSDFRFNEYLRGCLNCGVCTSGCPAAKFYDFGPREMIQYMMRDAVDKIWEFTNKKVWACVQCYTCSMRCPFNNEIAGLIMLLREYAVQFGLPSAKEILAPYRRVLYTVITTGNQVTPNMIQPDAFPDWGPQAVEESKNMDVYRKAVPVDLMQRTDIGWQSSLQTAVELMTIFIESGVMDSIKKVDEDLYEMIMDIYEERKQQLEEIREKWEKGELNEDELPDNWMDL